In the Acidobacteriota bacterium genome, TGACAATCCTGCAGAAATTCCTGCTCGTCGTTTTGATCTTTTCCATCACACTGGTTACGGCGAAGATAGCGGCCGGTTTCGTCCAGATGTACGCCGATAGATCGAAGGGGGCTTTTCCATCAACTACGATTTTCATGAACATCACGAAGGCTGTGATCTTTGTCATCGGGTTTCTGGTCATCCTCCAGACGCTGGGGATCTCAATCACGCCAATCATCACGGCTCTGGGTGTTGGCGGCCTGGCAGTTGCCCTGGCCCTACAGGACACACTGTCCAATCTCTTCGCTGGCATTCACATCATCGCCGCAGGCAAGATGAAGCCCGGTGATTACGTCAGACTGGAATCTGGAGAGGAAGGTTTCATAACGGACATCACCTGGAGGAACACGACCATCAAATCTTTCCCGAACAACTTCATTATCGTCCCGAATTCCAAACTCTCTTCCGCTATCGTCACCAATTTCGATCTCCCCGAAGCCGAAATTGGAGTCAGCCTCAAGATAGGCGTAAGTTATGGAAGCGACCTTGAGAAGGTGGAAAAGGTGACTCTTGATGTCGCGAGAGAAGTGATGAGCACTGTCGAGGGGGGTGTTCCGGGTTTCGAACCCGCCGTCCGATTCCACACCTTCTCCGATTCCAGCATCAACTTCAACGTCGTTCTCAGGGCCAGGGATTACGCCAGCCAGTATTTCGTCATCCACGAGTTCATCAAGAGACTGCATGAACGATACAGGCAGGAAGGGATCGTTATTCCCTTTCCCATCCGCACCATCCATATGGCGCAAAGCGCAGAAGCCGATGAAAATTAGAATCCAGTTATCTTGGGCCTTCTCCGTTCGGACCCACTCCCGTGACGAGCCAGTAGACTGAAGAAGCAGTTGACGAATCATCGAAACGAGTGTCGGTTGGGTCCGAGTCTTCAGATGTCACGTCGATGAACTGGTCGCGTGGAACAAGGGTAGTCGAACGGTAAACCTTGTAGGAAGTCAGGTCTGGATATGGCCACCAGGTCAAGACAGTCTTCCCCGGCTCTTTCCAGATCCTGCTGAATCGCATTTCCGGCGTGGATGTCTCGAATGGCCGGCCACAGATCTCTATAGACCATCCGTTCAGCGTCCCGGTGTTGTACGGAACGCCATCATTCACCTTGAGCATCCAGGTCCCGGTGGAGTGTTCTCCATTCATCCGGGAGAGCGGCTCAAAGGAAGAAAGTTCGCTGTCATACCAGCCGACTATGTTATCGGAAGAGCCTCCAGAACGGTCGTGCAGGACAACGGGAGTGCCATCCGGCGATAAGAGCATCACCGTGAGATCACTGATGTAGGTATGCGTTACATCAACATAGACGTTGACCTCTGAGATCTCGCGGTCTGGACCGAAATCAATAAGACTCGTTGCCGTCTGCCTGTCCTGGATCGCTTTCGGAATGTCTGATGAAGCGATAGTCGTGCATGCAGGGGTACCGCCGGGAATGAAGAATGGCTCTGTCGTGCCTCGTCCCTCGGTGGATTGCCATCGAACGGCAAAGCCGACCTTGTGTCCATCAGAAACGTCGGGCGACAAGGAGATGCCATAGTGAGGAGAAAGCGATTCTCCCGACTCGCCAGGGGCAAGATCGGGATAAGAAGCATCGGTGCGAGTCACCGTTGCATGCCATCCGGTCGGTTCAAGCTCTCCAGAAACAGAAGTTGCAGTCATGCCAAGATTGCGGAGCGTCACGGCAAGATCTGCTGATTCGCCAGGGTCGAGGAAGCCGTTCCCATTCCCTTCACCGGTATCGAGAACCCTGTTCCCGATGTGCTGGAGATCGACATCGAGCGGCTCCAGAGCGACACCGCAGCGAGTTGCAGGTCCGCCTTCGACCACCTGAATATCGTTCACTATCTTCGAGATGTATCCCGTTGCGGAGAACTCGAGAGAATATTTTCCCGGGGAAAGCAATCGGTGATAATCGCCGACATCAGGATCGGCGTAAACGTCGTGATCGACCCCCTGCACGCGTACAGTTGCGGCAAGAGGGATTCCGGTCTGAGAATCGGTGACGATACCGCGGATACCTTCATGGGCTCTCTCGATGTAAGCAAGCATCGACTCTTTATTGTCGTTCCAGTGTGCGGGGAGCTCATCGGCAGGGGGCCACTTGTTCTGCGTGACCTCTACGGTGATCTCGTGACCACCATGCCAGACGTAGTTCCAGTCCTGCAACCCACCGTATATGACGTACCAGTCCGCCCCGTTGCAGATCCCGTTGTTAAATGCAGGATCAGAGTTGCTCGTGACCATCGAGGGGTTGTTGTCGGCGTAAGTGCGGGAGATGGAGACGAAGAACGGGTCGTCATCCGTCGGGTTGTACACCGAGGCATGGCTTGCAGTTCCATCGTACGGATAATTGGCGACGACGGCTCCTCCGTGGAAGTTCGCGGAGAGGAGTGTGGAATGAGCGTATCCCCAATTCATCACTGCTGCCGTTTCAGGCTGCCTCCCTTCCGTCGAATCCACCGGGTCCTCGAACTGGTCGGGAAAATCGCGGTTCAGATCCACATAGTTGGCATTGTATCGCATGTGCATCTCGGTGCCGTCGGGATTCATGGAGGGGAGGACCCAGACCTCCATGGTGTCGACGATATTCGTGATCCGCGGGTCTGTTCCATAATTGTCCGTCAGGAGGTTGATGAAGTTGATGCAGTTCTCCTTGCCGACGACCTCGTCCCCGTGCATGGCTGCGATGTAACGGACTTCGGGCTCGTCCTCCTCGAGATCAGGGTTCTTCGTTATCTTCATCATCCAGAGATCCCGGTTCTGGACAGACTTGCCGATGCTGTACAACCTGGTGATGCCTGGATGGTCCTGGGCAATCTGGTGAAGCTCCTCCGTGAGGGTTGCATAGGTGTGGTAGGAAGGAGGCTGGGGCGGTTTGGCACCCGGAGCGGCCGAAGCAGCCTCGCGCTCCGCCGCGATCTTTGCCTCGTCGGGAATAGGCGTGACGCTGTAACCGAGCAGCTTCAACTTCTCTTCCTCTTCGGCGATCACGTAAGCGCGGACGCGATTATAGAAAACGGCATCGATGTCGATACCCATTTCAGTAAGCATCTTCAGATCCGCAATCCTGTTATGGATGGTAATTTCGACAGGATAAATCGGGCCAGGCTCCCCCTTCCCTGCGGCATTCACAGGAGACGCGGAAGCGATTATTAAAACAGCTACGACAACGAGCGTGAAAGGCCAGATGTATAATCTGAATGATTCTTTCTCGTTCCGGCTGGTCAAGCTTCACTCCCTGATTGCCGTTGCCATTTTAAAAATACCGTGAGATCCCTCTCCCGTCAATATGGTTTTTCAGCATGGCTGTTGCTTCTTTGAGAGTTTGAGGATGGCCTGGCGCAGGCGGTGGTGGCGGTCGAAGAGAGTGACAAATCGGGATTCACGCTGTCCCCCTTTCGCTCGAACAACCTGTACCAGAGCTCGCTTTTCTGCAGGAGACCAGCCTTGCACCCCATCGAGCGACACGATAAGGGGGCTCCAGCGCTCCCATGTCAGTCGCTTGCCGGCAGAGAAGCCTCGAAAGGATCGCAGCCCGAGCAGCCTGGCCGCTTCATCCGAGCAGACCTTGATTCCTTCTTCACGGTTGGCCCCGAAGCGGCTGCTCAGCGTGTGTGAGATCTCCAAGCCGATATCCCCGAGTGATATCTTTCCCAGAACGTCCTCACGGGGCCGGTCCAGGTACATGAACAGATTCTCCGAGGCGAGCTTTTCGAGAGTGGGGATGGTAGAGCGATGATGTGGGTTCATCTTCATCTGCTCGAGTTCCGCCCTGACAATTGAACGAACGCCACGATCATGCGGGCGAAAGCCAAGCTTGTAATAGAACCACCAGGCGCCAGATTTCAAGCCCTCTGGATTTTCGTAGCCGAGCTGGATCGGGGGGATCGTGAAAGTTTCACATCCAAACAGGTGTCGAACCATGGCAAGAACGCGGCTGTAGATGAAGGCCGACTCTGCGGCGCGGTAGGTCTCGAACATGTTGAAGGCAACCTCTGCAGACCGGAAGAGAGCGCTGCTGAGTACGTAACCGATTGGTATTCCGTTTTTCAGGGTGAGGAAGCCATAGACCGCTTCGAGCATCAATCGCCGCTCCGGGATGACGCCGATGCAGGCGAATTGAAGCCCTTGACCGAAATCGACGAGGCGGACGTCTTCATCACTGGCATGTTCGAAGACGTCGAGATCGCGGCTGCGGGTCACCATTGCCTCCCGGGCAAGATCGATCAGCTTGCATCCATCACGCGGCGGCAGGGGCCGCACGGAAACGGGATTTCTGCGAACTTCACGGAGCAATGATGGCCGCTTAATCTGAAAGGGTCGCGTTTGGAAAACTACAGGACTTGCTGGATGCCGTGCGAGAGTGCGGCTTGGAGTTCCAGCGCCTGGATAAATTTTGATAGGAATGTCGAAGCTCTCGTATAACGTTTCGCGTTCGAATGAGCTGGCGGCAGCAGCCTCAAAACGCTTGATAATGAAAGAGGCATCGGTTTCCGCCGGACCCTTCAGCTCGCTGATCCACTCGCGAGGAGACATGCTCAATTCATCAATAGCAGGCGTTTCTGAGTATGGCAATAGAAGGTGAAGGAAGTCCTCCAGCTTGCCCTTCTTTCGAAAGGCTCCCCAGTCGATCGAAATCTTATCGGGCCATCGTCGTGCCAGCCAGCAGGAGGTAAAGAAGTAGAAGCGAAATTTGATCTCCGTCCCGGAGATGCCACTGTTGGTCAGCTCTTTGCAATGAATGTGCAGGTCCCTGCGATGAGCGAAACCGCGAAGCATCCTTTCGACTGATGTAAGGATCTCCTCGTTATCCGGATAGGCGCGCAGGAAGCAGAGGACCTCGTGCAGGCGGTAAACTTCCCGGGCGCGTGAAAGCTGCTTCCTTTCGAGACCCTGCAGCAGGTCGAGCTTGCGCGACGCCGCATCGTGACTGTATTCATCCTTGCACTGCTCGATTTGCCTCAATAGCAAAGAAGCCTTGCCGACCACAACGGATAAACCTCTTCACAGCAGGCTCTATTCTAAAGCAAATTATCCTCACTTCATAGTGGAATTCCCTCTGTTTTTCTAATAATCTTGCGCTTCAATATCCTGGAAATCAGTACGAGATATGGAAGTCATGGGCAGAAGAATAAAGCTCGACACGAAGAAGGCTACGGGTCGAAAACCCGGAAATCCCATCCATCTTGCAGAGAAAAAAATTACGCCTGCTCGCAAGCCCCCTGGCATGACATTGGAACAATGGCAGGTTGAGCTTCGACGGCAATATGCGATAGTGCAGAACTTCAAGATCAAAAATATTGGCAACCATCAGGTCTTCTCGGAATTCCTCATCACAAATCCAGCAACAGAGCGCACCTATCGCGTGGCAATCCGCCGGCAGGGCTATCATTGCCGACGAAATGGGATTGGGTAAGCCTGTCCAGGCCATCGCGGCAACTCGGAAGAAAGAAGAGGTTCTTCTGCAGCTTCCTGAAAGGATGGATAAAACCTTTTTCGTTCCAATGACGAAGGAGCAGTGGATATACCACGAAGACAACAGGCAGATTGTAGCGCGTATTGTTCAGAAATGGCGAAGATACAAGTTTCTTTCGGGAGCCGACCAGCGGAGGCTGACGCTTGCACTCCAGAATATGCGCATCTTTCTGTCCACCGAAGCCGGTGGCGTTGGGCTAAACCTCCAGCGTGCATCCGTCGTCATAAACATGGACCTTCCCTGGAATCCAGCCGTTCTGGATCAGCGCATCGGGCGTGTGCACCGCATCGGCCAGCACCGGCCTGTGAGAGTGGTTAACTTCGTCTCCGAAGGAACCATCGAACATGGCATGCTCTCCATCCTGGACTTCAAGCGCTCGCTCTTTGCAGGAGTGCTTGATGGTAATGAAGACAGTGTCTTCGTGGGCGAAACCCGTCTGAACAGGTTCATGAGGATGGTCGAAGAAACAACCCAGGCTATTCCGGAGACTGCCCATGATCCGCCCCCTCCGGTGATTCCCTCATCAGAAGAGATGGAAGTTGTGGAAGAAGAGCTGGAGAGGCAGGAAGCGCCTGAACCCGCACCCATTTCTCCTTTGCAGCCTCTTTTCGTGTCGGCCGTTTCATTTCTGAAGAGTCTTGGAAATCTGGCAACTGCAGTTGGTAGAAGCGGAAAGAATCGCAGCCACTCGGGAAACATTTATCTTCTTCATATCGGGAAAACGAACCGTCGAACACATCAGCGGATCCTATTTCATAATTCCTTGACTAATTTTCAATAGCAGTGCAAAACAGTCGCATGTATATAAGGCGTCATATAGAGGATGTCATTCTGGAGCTTTCAAAAGATTCAGAATGAAGAGGCCTGAATCATCATTTATTATTCCTTAGGAATACTCGCCATCCCATAAAGATTCTAGGAAGTCTTTGCAGGGAAGCACGTTTAGATTTTCGATTCTTCTTCTCCTCGGTTCGAGGCTGACACAAAGGTAGCGCTTCAATTTTTTCTCTTCCGCAATCGCGCGCAATGGTTTTAAATCTGAAAGTGATACATTCTCCTTTGCTTTTACCTCCACTGCTGTATGATCCCCGATAATGAAATCAACTTCAAAGCCAGATGTAGATTTCCAGTAGCCTAAACTCTCTCCGGAGGCATAATCAGTATGGCAGCTCAGTTCATGCATGAGGT is a window encoding:
- a CDS encoding mechanosensitive ion channel family protein; its protein translation is MEKEITVAISVALPIGIVSGALLIGILFQTIILSKLARLAERTKWKGDEIAIQSLRGFIIIVWFFIAGLHVALPYIPMPMYMLTILQKFLLVVLIFSITLVTAKIAAGFVQMYADRSKGAFPSTTIFMNITKAVIFVIGFLVILQTLGISITPIITALGVGGLAVALALQDTLSNLFAGIHIIAAGKMKPGDYVRLESGEEGFITDITWRNTTIKSFPNNFIIVPNSKLSSAIVTNFDLPEAEIGVSLKIGVSYGSDLEKVEKVTLDVAREVMSTVEGGVPGFEPAVRFHTFSDSSINFNVVLRARDYASQYFVIHEFIKRLHERYRQEGIVIPFPIRTIHMAQSAEADEN
- a CDS encoding M14 family zinc carboxypeptidase produces the protein MTSRNEKESFRLYIWPFTLVVVAVLIIASASPVNAAGKGEPGPIYPVEITIHNRIADLKMLTEMGIDIDAVFYNRVRAYVIAEEEEKLKLLGYSVTPIPDEAKIAAEREAASAAPGAKPPQPPSYHTYATLTEELHQIAQDHPGITRLYSIGKSVQNRDLWMMKITKNPDLEEDEPEVRYIAAMHGDEVVGKENCINFINLLTDNYGTDPRITNIVDTMEVWVLPSMNPDGTEMHMRYNANYVDLNRDFPDQFEDPVDSTEGRQPETAAVMNWGYAHSTLLSANFHGGAVVANYPYDGTASHASVYNPTDDDPFFVSISRTYADNNPSMVTSNSDPAFNNGICNGADWYVIYGGLQDWNYVWHGGHEITVEVTQNKWPPADELPAHWNDNKESMLAYIERAHEGIRGIVTDSQTGIPLAATVRVQGVDHDVYADPDVGDYHRLLSPGKYSLEFSATGYISKIVNDIQVVEGGPATRCGVALEPLDVDLQHIGNRVLDTGEGNGNGFLDPGESADLAVTLRNLGMTATSVSGELEPTGWHATVTRTDASYPDLAPGESGESLSPHYGISLSPDVSDGHKVGFAVRWQSTEGRGTTEPFFIPGGTPACTTIASSDIPKAIQDRQTATSLIDFGPDREISEVNVYVDVTHTYISDLTVMLLSPDGTPVVLHDRSGGSSDNIVGWYDSELSSFEPLSRMNGEHSTGTWMLKVNDGVPYNTGTLNGWSIEICGRPFETSTPEMRFSRIWKEPGKTVLTWWPYPDLTSYKVYRSTTLVPRDQFIDVTSEDSDPTDTRFDDSSTASSVYWLVTGVGPNGEGPR
- a CDS encoding helicase-related protein; protein product: MGLGKPVQAIAATRKKEEVLLQLPERMDKTFFVPMTKEQWIYHEDNRQIVARIVQKWRRYKFLSGADQRRLTLALQNMRIFLSTEAGGVGLNLQRASVVINMDLPWNPAVLDQRIGRVHRIGQHRPVRVVNFVSEGTIEHGMLSILDFKRSLFAGVLDGNEDSVFVGETRLNRFMRMVEETTQAIPETAHDPPPPVIPSSEEMEVVEEELERQEAPEPAPISPLQPLFVSAVSFLKSLGNLATAVGRSGKNRSHSGNIYLLHIGKTNRRTHQRILFHNSLTNFQ